A region of Kribbella sp. NBC_01245 DNA encodes the following proteins:
- a CDS encoding SigE family RNA polymerase sigma factor — translation MTSEEPRQFDEVVASNERRLLRVALMLSGNIHSAEDLVQTALARAYPKWDRISRLEQPEAYLRKMVVNEFLSWRRRLTNRELPIAEVTEPAGDDLAGRQAQRDATWRLLATLPRQQRAVLVLRYYEDLPDEEIAAVLGCQASTVRSNAARALASLRAAVPAQNQGDPT, via the coding sequence GTGACAAGTGAGGAACCGAGGCAGTTCGACGAAGTGGTCGCGTCGAACGAGCGGCGCCTGCTGCGGGTGGCGTTGATGCTGTCCGGCAACATCCACAGCGCCGAGGACCTGGTCCAGACCGCGCTCGCCCGGGCCTATCCGAAATGGGACCGGATCAGCCGTCTCGAGCAACCCGAGGCGTACCTGCGCAAGATGGTGGTGAACGAGTTCCTCAGCTGGCGGCGCCGGCTGACGAATCGCGAGCTGCCCATCGCCGAGGTGACCGAGCCGGCCGGCGACGACCTGGCCGGCCGGCAGGCGCAGCGGGATGCCACCTGGCGGTTGCTCGCCACCCTGCCGCGGCAGCAGCGCGCCGTACTCGTGCTGCGTTACTACGAAGACCTTCCGGACGAGGAGATCGCCGCCGTACTCGGTTGCCAGGCGAGCACCGTCCGATCCAATGCCGCCCGGGCGCTGGCGAGCCTTCGCGCCGCCGTACCCGCGCAGAACCAGGGAGACCCGACATGA
- a CDS encoding MarP family serine protease, producing the protein MTGLDIALLVVTALVAISGYVEGFVLGACATIGLLAGAAVGVYGVPRVLDNFAPSVQVSFAALVLVVILASIGRTIGAVLGAKLRNKISWNPAKFVDALGGAVLAAVSVMVVAWVLGVAVSGARIPSVTTAVRSSEVLARVDKALPAGADRALQAFNSVVNTDLFPRFLDPFVPERIREVQPPDGGVSRLPAVRESYDRIAKVTGMASCGQGIEGSGFVYAKQRVMTNAHVVAGVRNPTVEVDGKAYDATVVVFDPSVDVAVLYVPKLPAERFLVLDESGKADDAAVVLGYPENGPFDAEPARIRSEERLRGPDIYGDRTVTRMAFPIWASVRPGNSGGPLISPKGTVYGVVFAASVEDDRTGYALTAEQVAPAAAAGIKTTEAVSTRSCT; encoded by the coding sequence GTGACCGGTCTCGATATCGCGTTGCTGGTGGTCACCGCCCTGGTGGCCATCTCGGGCTACGTCGAGGGCTTCGTGCTCGGCGCCTGCGCGACGATCGGCCTGCTCGCGGGTGCGGCAGTCGGGGTGTACGGCGTACCGCGGGTGCTGGACAACTTCGCGCCGAGCGTGCAGGTCTCGTTCGCCGCCCTCGTGCTGGTGGTGATCCTGGCCTCGATCGGGCGGACCATCGGGGCCGTGCTCGGCGCCAAACTGCGAAACAAGATCTCCTGGAATCCGGCCAAGTTCGTCGACGCCCTCGGTGGCGCCGTGCTGGCCGCGGTCTCGGTGATGGTGGTCGCGTGGGTCCTCGGTGTCGCGGTCAGTGGCGCGCGGATCCCGAGTGTGACCACGGCGGTGCGCAGTTCGGAGGTGCTCGCGCGCGTCGACAAGGCGCTGCCGGCGGGCGCGGACCGGGCGTTGCAGGCGTTCAACAGCGTGGTGAACACGGACCTCTTCCCGCGGTTCCTCGACCCGTTCGTGCCCGAGCGGATCCGCGAGGTCCAGCCGCCCGATGGTGGCGTCTCCCGGCTGCCCGCGGTGCGCGAGTCGTACGACCGGATCGCCAAGGTCACCGGCATGGCCAGCTGCGGCCAGGGCATCGAGGGTTCCGGTTTCGTGTACGCCAAACAGCGCGTGATGACGAACGCGCACGTCGTCGCCGGCGTGCGTAATCCCACCGTCGAGGTGGACGGCAAGGCGTACGACGCGACCGTGGTGGTGTTCGATCCGAGCGTCGACGTGGCCGTGCTGTACGTGCCGAAGCTCCCGGCCGAGCGGTTCCTGGTCCTCGACGAGAGCGGTAAGGCCGACGACGCCGCGGTCGTCCTGGGTTATCCGGAGAACGGGCCCTTCGACGCCGAGCCGGCCCGGATCCGCTCGGAGGAGCGCCTCCGCGGCCCGGACATCTACGGCGACCGGACCGTGACCCGGATGGCCTTCCCGATCTGGGCCTCAGTCCGCCCGGGCAACTCCGGCGGCCCGCTGATCTCCCCGAAGGGCACGGTGTACGGCGTGGTGTTCGCCGCCTCGGTCGAGGACGACCGGACGGGTTATGCGCTCACCGCCGAGCAGGTCGCGCCCGCGGCAGCCGCCGGTATCAAGACCACCGAAGCGGTCTCCACCCGAAGCTGCACCTAA
- a CDS encoding NUDIX hydrolase: MRNPLKTSTTFEVALPERLAPLAKASREVDPTELSRFVPPDDPSVRKSAVLILLADDGGSHAPDVLLTERSFELRSHPGQMSFPGGRSDDEDGEGAEGLIRTALREAEEETGLDPSGVEVFAIWPALWVPVSNFAVSPVVAWWREPSPVAVVDPAEVASVHRVSIAKLADPANRVSCLHPSGFTGPAFLVDDLYIWGFTAGLLDKMLALAGWAVPWDTSNVVPLPDRLVEAAWRNEGQRSHELRRLTRIEHDLGPGEDAQ, from the coding sequence GTGAGGAATCCGCTCAAAACGAGTACGACGTTCGAGGTCGCGCTGCCCGAACGCCTGGCGCCCTTGGCGAAGGCGAGTCGCGAGGTCGACCCGACCGAGTTGTCCCGCTTCGTGCCGCCCGACGACCCGAGCGTGCGGAAGAGCGCCGTGCTCATCCTGCTCGCGGACGACGGCGGGTCCCACGCACCGGACGTGCTGCTCACCGAGCGATCCTTCGAGCTTCGGTCCCACCCGGGCCAGATGTCCTTCCCCGGCGGCCGGTCGGATGACGAAGACGGCGAGGGCGCCGAGGGCCTGATCCGCACGGCGCTGCGCGAGGCCGAGGAGGAGACTGGCCTCGATCCGAGTGGCGTCGAGGTGTTCGCGATCTGGCCGGCGTTGTGGGTTCCGGTCAGCAACTTCGCGGTCTCGCCGGTGGTCGCGTGGTGGCGGGAGCCGTCGCCGGTGGCCGTGGTGGATCCAGCCGAGGTGGCATCGGTGCACCGGGTCTCGATCGCGAAGCTGGCCGATCCGGCCAACCGCGTGAGCTGCCTGCACCCGTCGGGTTTCACCGGGCCCGCTTTCCTGGTGGACGACCTCTACATCTGGGGTTTCACGGCCGGTTTGCTCGACAAAATGCTCGCCCTCGCCGGGTGGGCGGTCCCCTGGGACACCTCCAACGTCGTACCGTTGCCCGACCGGCTGGTCGAAGCGGCCTGGCGGAACGAGGGACAGCGGTCGCACGAACTGCGCCGGCTGACCCGGATCGAGCACGACCTGGGACCAGGAGAGGACGCGCAGTGA
- a CDS encoding TlpA family protein disulfide reductase: MRPVAVVLVLAALAAGCGTTRPGDPSQSQPPGRTGSQGTSQTRPSNANQLEACPTTESRPPVANGLPDVTLPCLGEGPDIRLADLRGPLLINIWAQWCGPCRDEAPYLAELAKSTKVQLIGVDYADPRQDQAVKFAVEHDLAYPHLSDPDKQLAQPLRIPGPPMTVFVTAKGEIAYSHVGPFRSQEQLDRLVKEKLGVTR; encoded by the coding sequence GCGCCCCGGCGACCCAAGCCAAAGCCAACCCCCAGGCCGAACCGGGAGCCAAGGCACCAGCCAAACCCGCCCGAGCAACGCGAACCAGCTCGAAGCCTGCCCCACCACCGAGTCGCGCCCACCCGTGGCCAACGGCCTGCCCGACGTCACCCTGCCGTGTCTCGGCGAGGGCCCGGACATCCGCCTGGCCGACCTCCGTGGCCCCCTCCTGATCAACATCTGGGCCCAATGGTGCGGCCCCTGTCGCGACGAAGCGCCGTACCTGGCCGAGCTGGCCAAGAGCACCAAGGTCCAACTGATCGGCGTCGACTACGCAGACCCGCGCCAGGACCAGGCGGTGAAGTTCGCCGTCGAGCACGATCTGGCCTATCCACACCTGTCCGACCCGGACAAACAACTCGCCCAACCGCTGCGCATCCCCGGTCCACCGATGACCGTGTTCGTGACGGCGAAGGGCGAGATCGCCTACAGTCACGTCGGTCCGTTCCGTTCGCAGGAGCAGCTCGACCGGCTCGTGAAGGAAAAGCTCGGAGTCACCCGGTGA